Proteins from one Ipomoea triloba cultivar NCNSP0323 chromosome 1, ASM357664v1 genomic window:
- the LOC116027500 gene encoding uncharacterized protein LOC116027500, translating into MASDQEIADGVEALLRQSDPNAVISLNGVVQQLEAKLGLDLSHKAGFINDQINLIRSKPQPPPPPPQQSRDHFALLHHQQFPTSQPEHFYPHFALHQQHYQHGAVPPPPQQLRPAVLQQQAPPPTVVRFTAAQNVVQNAAQAPKESTTAGTKRRGGAGGLNKVCGVSPELQAIVGQPALPRTEIVKQLWAYIRKHNLQDPGNKRKIICDDALRIVFETDCTDMFKMNKLLAKHILPHDPTKQPEQAKKLKVETNLEPDNTESASPSVMISDALANFFGSEEREMLQSEALRRVLEYIKVNHQEDSPNSTVIQCDAKLQELFGCKSISTMEIPEKLVRNHLFQRQ; encoded by the exons ATGGCGTCGGACCAAGAGATAGCGGATGGGGTGGAGGCTTTGCTCCGTCAGTCGGACCCTAACGCCGTCATTTCGCTAAACGGCGTCGTACAGCAGCTCGAAGCTAAGCTCGGCTTGGACCTCTCCCACAAAGCCGGCTTCATCAACGACCAGATCAACCTCATCCGATCGAAGCCgcaaccgccgccgccgccgccgcagcagtcaagggaccattttgccCTCCTGCACCACCAACAGTTCCCAACCTCCCAACCAGAACATTTCTATCCCCATTTTGCCCTGCACCAGCAACACTACCAGCACGGCGCCgtcccgccgccgccgcagcagCTCCGGCCGGCGGTTCTGCAGCAGCAAGCTCCGCCGCCGACGGTAGTTAGGTTCACAGCTGCTCAGAATGTAGTTCAAAATGCCGCTCAAGCTCCTAAAGAAAG TACTACTGCTGGGACCAAAAGGAGAGGAGGAGCGGGTGGACTGAACAAAGTCTGTGGTGTATCGCCTGAACTTCAGGCTATTGTTGGTCAGCCAGCACTGCCTAGAACTGAG ATTGTGAAGCAGCTGTGGGCATACATCAGGAAACACAACCTTCAGGATCCCGGAAACAAAAGAAAGATCATCTGTGATGATGCCTTGCGCATAGTCTTTGAAACGGACTGCACTGACATGTTCAAGATGAATAAGCTGCTTGCCAAGCATATTCTCCCACATGATCCAACAA AACAACCCGAGCAAGCTAAGAAATTGAAGGTTGAAACTAATTTGGAACCAGATAACACAGAATCTGCTTCACCTTCAGTGATGATATCAGATGCTCTTGCCAACTTTTTTGGATCTGAAGAAAGAGAGATGCTCCAATCGGAGGCACTCAGGCGTGTTTTGGAGTATATAAAGGTTAACCATCAGGAG GACTCTCCAAATTCTACTGTAATTCAATGTGATGCTAAGCTTCAGGAGCTTTTTGGATGCAAAAGCATTTCCACTATGGAAATACCCGAGAAGTTGGTACGCAATCATTTGTTCCAGCGACAATGA
- the LOC116027890 gene encoding uncharacterized protein LOC116027890 yields MARRLFHEYFLQQVLEFFSSLIKCLGNNIEFVVQPSLHDGMDVSISWKLECTKTHAPLGKGFSFIMCHLYQGKVTIREWRFVSGKSKGCTALSVSP; encoded by the exons ATGGCAAGAAG GCTGTTTCATGAATACTTTCTGCAGCAAGTACTAGAGTTCTTCTCTTCTCTGATTAAATGCTTAGGGAACAACATTGAGTTTGTGGTGCAGCCCTCACTGCATGATGGAATGGATGTTAGCATTTCATGGAAACTAG AATGCACAAAGACTCATGCACCTCTGGGAAAAGGTTTCAGCTTCATCATGTGCCATCTCTATCAAGGGAAAGTGACAATAAG GGAGTGGCGGTTTGTGAGTGGTAAAAGTAAGGGGTGCACAGCATTATCCGTTTCGCCATAG
- the LOC116027594 gene encoding rho GDP-dissociation inhibitor 1-like isoform X1 — protein sequence MCKCVMCSPPNPRLSFLQTFMSRTPLSGSMGEGAGEVSETKLVAESGNEGEGEKKVPRNMSESSNYTTEDEEDEDTESKIELGPQVSLKDQIEKDKDDESLRRWKEQLLGSVDINSVGESLDPEVKILSLAIKSPDRADIILPIPEDGNPSGPWFTLKEGSRYSLTFTFQVSNNIVSGLKYTNAVWKTGIKVDGTKQMLGTFSPQPEPYKHEMTEETTPSGMFARGSYTAKSKFVDDDNKCYLEINYTFEIKKDWPAT from the exons ATGTGCAAATGTGTAATGTGTTCTCCACCCAATCCTAGGCTGTCTTTCCTTCAGACATTCATGTCACGAACGCCGCT TTCAGGAAGCATGGGAGAGGGGGCTGGCGAGGTTTCAGAGACAAAATTAGTGGCAGAATCAGGGAATGAAGGCGAAGGTGAGAAAAAGGTTCCCAGGAATATGAGTGAGAGCTCCAATTATACTACTGAggatgaggaagatgaagacACTGAAAGCAAGATTGAATTGGGTCCTCAGGTTTCTCTCAAGGATCAAATTGAGAAAGATAAG GATGATGAGAGCTTGAGAAGATGGAAGGAGCAACTTCTTGGGAGTGTGGATATTAATTCTGTAGGGG AGTCTCTGGATCCAGAAGTGAAGATTTTGAGCCTTGCAATCAAATCTCCTGATAGAGCTGATATTATTCTCCCCATCCCCGAGGATGGAAATCCTAGCGGCCCTTGGTTTACCTTGAAAGAAGGGAGCCGTTACAGCCTAACTTTTACGTTCCAGGTTAGCAACAACATCGTCTCTGGCCTCAAGTATACAAACGCAGTATGGAAAACTGGCATTAAAG TGGATGGCACGAAGCAAATGCTCGGGACCTTTAGTCCTCAACCCGAGCCTTACAAGCATGAAATGACCGAAGAGACAACCCCTTCTGGCATGTTTGCGAGGGGATCATACACAGCAAAGTCGAAG TTCGTTGACGATGATAACAAGTGCTACCTGGAGATCAACTATACATTTGAAATCAAGAAAGATTGGCCAGCAACATAA
- the LOC116027594 gene encoding rho GDP-dissociation inhibitor 1-like isoform X2 has product MGEGAGEVSETKLVAESGNEGEGEKKVPRNMSESSNYTTEDEEDEDTESKIELGPQVSLKDQIEKDKDDESLRRWKEQLLGSVDINSVGESLDPEVKILSLAIKSPDRADIILPIPEDGNPSGPWFTLKEGSRYSLTFTFQVSNNIVSGLKYTNAVWKTGIKVDGTKQMLGTFSPQPEPYKHEMTEETTPSGMFARGSYTAKSKFVDDDNKCYLEINYTFEIKKDWPAT; this is encoded by the exons ATGGGAGAGGGGGCTGGCGAGGTTTCAGAGACAAAATTAGTGGCAGAATCAGGGAATGAAGGCGAAGGTGAGAAAAAGGTTCCCAGGAATATGAGTGAGAGCTCCAATTATACTACTGAggatgaggaagatgaagacACTGAAAGCAAGATTGAATTGGGTCCTCAGGTTTCTCTCAAGGATCAAATTGAGAAAGATAAG GATGATGAGAGCTTGAGAAGATGGAAGGAGCAACTTCTTGGGAGTGTGGATATTAATTCTGTAGGGG AGTCTCTGGATCCAGAAGTGAAGATTTTGAGCCTTGCAATCAAATCTCCTGATAGAGCTGATATTATTCTCCCCATCCCCGAGGATGGAAATCCTAGCGGCCCTTGGTTTACCTTGAAAGAAGGGAGCCGTTACAGCCTAACTTTTACGTTCCAGGTTAGCAACAACATCGTCTCTGGCCTCAAGTATACAAACGCAGTATGGAAAACTGGCATTAAAG TGGATGGCACGAAGCAAATGCTCGGGACCTTTAGTCCTCAACCCGAGCCTTACAAGCATGAAATGACCGAAGAGACAACCCCTTCTGGCATGTTTGCGAGGGGATCATACACAGCAAAGTCGAAG TTCGTTGACGATGATAACAAGTGCTACCTGGAGATCAACTATACATTTGAAATCAAGAAAGATTGGCCAGCAACATAA